TGATACATAAGTGCCTTTTCCTTGATAACGTACAAGATAGCCTTCAGCAGCTAGTTCTTGGATCGCTCTAATAACGGTAATTGAGCTGGCATTATACAGTCTAACTAGTTCATTTTCACTATAAAAACGATCGCCATGTTCAAATTCCCCAGATTTGATTTTGTTCAGTAGATCGTTTTTTATTTGTTGGTATTTTGGAATTTTCATAATATCTCCTCCATTGTTCTCTTGCTTACATAGTAAGTCAAAGCAAAAAAAATAGCCACGATTTTTTGTTGTGGATAGAAAATTAAGTTTCATAAGAGCTATTTGTTGACAAATATTAGAGGAGCAAGTTAGTATGTTCATATACTAAGTGAAAGCGCTTTTAAAGGGGAGTTAAAGAATGAATACTTTTGAGGTAAAAGAGGAATTTCTGCTAAATGGTGAGCCTTTCAAGATTATGTCGGGGGCTATTCACTATTTTAGAATCGCGCCAGATGAGTGGTATCATTCATTGTATAATTTAAAAGCTTTAGGATTTAATACGGTTGAAACGTATATCCCTTGGAATATACATGAGCCAAAAGAAGGCGAGTTTCAGTTTTCAGGTGGACAAGATATAGCTAAATTTGTGCAACTAGCAGAAGAATTAGGATTATTTGTTATTTTGCGTCCTTCGCCGTATATTTGTGCAGAGTGGGAATTTGGCGGTCTGCCGGCGTGGTTATTAACGGATCATAAGATGCGCATTCGTTCTTCAGATCCTTTATTTATTGAAAAAGTAACAAATTATTATGAGGTATTATTTAAAATTATTGCGCCGATGCAAATTAATCGGAGTGGCCCGGTAATTATGATGCAACTAGAAAACGAGTACGGCTCATATGGAGAAGACAAGGAGTACCTTCTTGCTTTGTATGAGTTGATGCATAAACACAACATCACTGTCCCCTTGTTTACCTCCGATGGTGCTTGGGAGGAAGCACAAACGGCTGGAACACTTATGGAAAAAAATGTTCTGGCTACTGGCAATTTTGGGTCAAAATCAAAAGAAAATTTTGAGCGTTTAAGCAGCTTTCATGAGGCACATGGAAAAAAATGGCCGTTGATGTGTATGGAATTTTGGGATGGCTGGTTTAATCGCTGGAACGAAGAAATTATCAGACGTGACCCAGAAGAATTAGCTGAAGAAGTAGGAGAAGCGTTGAAAATAGGGAGTATCAACTTGTATATGTTTCATGGAGGAACGAATTTTGGCTTCATGAATGGTTGTTCGGCAAGAGGACGGAAAGATTTACCTCAAATAACTTCGTATGATTATGATGCGTTATTAGATGAGCAAGGAAATCCTACTGAAAAATTTTTCTCAGTCCAACGAAAAGTGCACGAACTATTTCCAGAAATCAAACAACTAGAACCCCTCCGAAAAAAGACACTGGAACCCACAAGTGTTTCATTAAAAGAAAAAGTCAGTTTGTTTTCTGTTCTTGACTTGATTGCGCATCATCGCTGGAGTAAATATCCAATGACAATGGAAGCACTCCAGCAAAATTATGGTTATCAACTGTATCAGACAACCGTGACTAAGAATTTAACGGAACAATTTTATCGAGTAATTGATGGGAGTGACCGTATTCATTTCTTCTTAAATGAACAAAAGCTTGCGACACAGTATCAAGAAGAAATCGGAGACAAGATATTTGGTACGCCTGTGAAGGAAGACAACCAGGTGACTGTTTTAGTCGAAAATATGGGACGTGTGAATTATGGACATAAACTATTAGCTGATACGCAACATAAAGGGATTCGCAGTGGGGTTATGTCAGATTTGCATTTTCTTTACGGATGGGATCAATATAGTATAGACTTTTCAAAAATCAACCATATTGATTACCAAAGAGAGTGGCTAGAAGGAACACCAGCATTTTATCGTTATGAGTTGGTAGTTGAAGAGCTAGGGGATACCTTTATTGATTTACATGCATTTGGAAAAGGTGTTGTACTTATTAATGGATTTAATTTAGGCAGATTTTGGAATGTAGGCCCCACACTTTCATTATATGTACCGGCGTCTCTTTTAAATAAAGGCGTAAATGAAATCGTTATCTTTGAAACGGAAGGAGAGTGGGCTTCTGAGATTAAACTTGAAAAACGACCAAGATACAAGAAGATGTAAGAAAGGATAGTGAAGGGAAATGAGTATTATTGCAGTAAGAATTGATGGGAGACTAATCCACGGTCAGGTAGCGAATCTTTGGACTACTAAACTAGATATTAGTCGTATCATGGTAGTGGATGATGAAGTATCTGAAAATGCAATTGAAAAAAGCGGATTAAAATTAGCAACACCAGCTGGAGTAAAATTAAGTGTGTTGCCGATCGAAAAAGCAGCAGCTAATATTTTAGCTGGAAAATACGATTCACAAAGATTGCTGATTATTGCTAGAAAACCAGATCGTTTATTACGGTTAATCGAATTAGGTGTGCCGATCAAAGAGATAAATGTAGGAAATATGTCCCAAAGTGATCAGTCAAAAGCAGTGACGAAATCAATCAATGTGGTTGACAGCGATATTGAGGACTTTAAAAAAATTAATACATTAGGAGTAAAACTAGTTTCTCAAATGGTGCCAAGTGATCGGTCAGAAGATTTTATGAGTTTGTTGGAGTAAGTAGGCGGAGGTGACTCTTCGGAAAAAAATAAAAATGGAGTGAGACCAAAAAACGTCTCAATCAATTTTTTCTATTTTTCTGTCAGAGCTAAACGAGCCCACTACACTTTTAAATTAGGAGGAATAGTAATGGCAATTCAATGGTGGCAGATCTTATTATTAACACTTTATGCAGGGTATCAAATCTTGGATGAGTTACAGATTTATTCAGCGTTTAGTCAACCCGTTTTTGCTGGATTGGTAGCTGGGATTGTTATGGGAGATGTAACGGCAGGGTTGATTATTGGTGGAAGTATGCAGTTGACGAT
The DNA window shown above is from Enterococcus sp. 4G2_DIV0659 and carries:
- a CDS encoding glycoside hydrolase family 35 protein — encoded protein: MNTFEVKEEFLLNGEPFKIMSGAIHYFRIAPDEWYHSLYNLKALGFNTVETYIPWNIHEPKEGEFQFSGGQDIAKFVQLAEELGLFVILRPSPYICAEWEFGGLPAWLLTDHKMRIRSSDPLFIEKVTNYYEVLFKIIAPMQINRSGPVIMMQLENEYGSYGEDKEYLLALYELMHKHNITVPLFTSDGAWEEAQTAGTLMEKNVLATGNFGSKSKENFERLSSFHEAHGKKWPLMCMEFWDGWFNRWNEEIIRRDPEELAEEVGEALKIGSINLYMFHGGTNFGFMNGCSARGRKDLPQITSYDYDALLDEQGNPTEKFFSVQRKVHELFPEIKQLEPLRKKTLEPTSVSLKEKVSLFSVLDLIAHHRWSKYPMTMEALQQNYGYQLYQTTVTKNLTEQFYRVIDGSDRIHFFLNEQKLATQYQEEIGDKIFGTPVKEDNQVTVLVENMGRVNYGHKLLADTQHKGIRSGVMSDLHFLYGWDQYSIDFSKINHIDYQREWLEGTPAFYRYELVVEELGDTFIDLHAFGKGVVLINGFNLGRFWNVGPTLSLYVPASLLNKGVNEIVIFETEGEWASEIKLEKRPRYKKM
- a CDS encoding PTS system mannose/fructose/N-acetylgalactosamine-transporter subunit IIB, coding for MSIIAVRIDGRLIHGQVANLWTTKLDISRIMVVDDEVSENAIEKSGLKLATPAGVKLSVLPIEKAAANILAGKYDSQRLLIIARKPDRLLRLIELGVPIKEINVGNMSQSDQSKAVTKSINVVDSDIEDFKKINTLGVKLVSQMVPSDRSEDFMSLLE